CTTCCTCGGGGGGGCACCATTCTCCCCATTGGCTGAGTCAGGGCCAGAGCAGTTCTCCGCATGTCTGGCCATAGTGTTctacagagaggaggttaaTGAAACCAGCAAGATGAGTACAGTACCAAAACATCCAAAGACAACATGCCCACTGAGAAGGTGGGACAGAAAATGTCCGCCCACCTACCCTGCGCGTAAAcgtttttccacatttgttgCACAGGAAGGAAGAGGGTACAAAGTTGGGGTCATGGTAGCGCCGGAAATGCATGTCCAACAGCTGCTTTTGCCGGAAGGTCTTGTCGCACTGACTGCAGGCGAAGGGCTTCTCTCCTGTGTGAGTGCGCCGGTGCATCACCATGTGCCTCTCCTGGCAGGGGGCCAGATTTGCATCAGAGACAAACACAGATGATAGAAGAGCAGAAAAACCACTTGTTCTATAAGCCTGACTTCTGAAGTAGTCACTGAATTGAATTATTAATAAGCATCTTAAGATAACAGGTCATACCTCCAGGGACTAACCAGGCCCTTCATTCACTCCTGCTCTACCCAATCTACTGAGAGGAAAGGGTGTGGCTCACCTGTCGACACGCGTAGTCGCACTGGTCGCACTTGAAGCGCTTCTCATTCTTGTGTGACTTCTGGTGCTGGATGAGGGCGTAGCGCTCGTGGAACACGGCGTCACAGTAGCGGCACTTCCTGCCCTGCTCAATGTATGAATGCTGCTTCCTCAGATGGACACCTGCAGAGCAAAGAGGTCAGTTTGCTGCATGCATGAGCACTGACATGCGCGCATGCGCATACACGGCACTGCATGGGGACTCACCTAGGTCACTCTTGCGGGCGATTACCGTGTCGCAGTGCGGACAGTGAAACTTGGCTACATTCTCTGTGTGCTTCTGCAGAATGTGCATCTTCATGGTTCCACTCTGTGTGAAACGGGCATGGCAGATGTAGCACTCGTAGGGCTTCTCTCCTGCCGGTGCCacaaacacaaactgagcaaaatTTGTGTCGCTACAGAAAAGCAACAGAGCAGCACCATGTtaaagagggagaaggagagcagGAACCTTAGCATCAGTAGATGACCCTTAGAGCGCCTACCCTGCCCCCACAAACTGCAATAGAGGTAGACCGACTAAGTGTGGCAGAGGTCGGCCACACGTGCAATAGGCCACAACACTGGCTGGAACACATGACAGCACTACCAGGTGCATGCTTCCGTATGAACGTTTGCCCGCTTCCTGCACAGTTTCCTGTTGCTTACCCGAGTGTGTCCTCATGTGGCGCTTCAGCTTGTAGGTGTCCCTGCTGGCATAGCTGCACAGGCTGCACTGGAAGGGGCGTTCCCCTGTGTGTGAGCGGATATGCCTCTTGAGCTTGCTCACCTGCAGGGGAATGACATGGTGCTCATGAGGACAAGGCTACAGCAGTTGTCTCTGATCTGCTCTTTGATGCTGCACCACAGTACTCTGCAAATGTGAGCATGGTACAAAACGAGCATCTCAAAGCATACGCATTTGGAAACAAGagattttatgaaataaaatacaccTGCTTAAGAAACCACAAATGTAAAATAGATACAAGGTAGCAGATGCACAATGGACCTAAAATGTACAGTGGGGCCCACCAGAGGTCACATTGCCCTCTGCAAGACTCCATGATGCTACACTCCCATGTCCCCCTGACCTCAACACTGGAGTAGTCACACATGGAACACTTGAAGGGCTTCTCGTGCGTGTGCTTGTAGCGCCGGTGGCGAACGAGCTCGCCACTGGTAACAAAGGCCATGTCACAGTCTGTGCACTTGTGGGGTCGTGTCCCTGAAGGGGGACACAGGTGAAGAAAGTGTGAAACAAAGACCTCAGCTGAAGAAAGTATGTACAACTTCAGAGACTGAGTATGTGTGTACCTGTATGTGTGTTCAGGTGGTTcctcagcagggtcacagtCCTGAAAGCACGGCCACAGAGGTGGCATTTGTGCGGCCTCTCATCTGTGTGGCTCTTCATGTGGCGGTCCAAGTTGGAGCGGCGTGGACAGGTGTAGCTACACAGCTCACACTGAAATGTCTTCTTCACACCTGGacaacacagcaacaaaacTTATGATACAGCTTGGGGACTAGTTCAGAACAATGTGGCAGTAACACCTGAGGAAATGGACTCACCTTTCTTCTTGATCTTGGTGGGCTTGGGGGGCTTCATGTTGCCTACCACCTTCTCAGCGTTGACCTCCGACAGGAGGCCCTCTTGCTGCTCCTCCTCAAAGTCATACACAGATACATCCATGTCCTTCCCCTCCTCAGTGTTGTAGCGCAGCTtgctcttcttcatcttcttggCCTTCCTTGCAGGTGGCTGGTAATCAGGGTCCTTGGCCCAGGTTGGGTCCTCATTCTGCAGCTCTGGCTCAGCCTCCATCCCAGGCTCCAGCTCCTGGGGAAGTTCATCTTGTTCCACTGTCTCCACCTCCCCGTTAGCCCCCACCTTCACCACCTGGGGACCAAACAGCGGGAAGGGCTTAACTTGAAGGCAAGGAAAGACACAAATGAACCAGATGCTGACACCTCGATCTAGAGGAATAAAGCGTTTATGTCTGGATGCAGACTAACCTGAAAGCCCTCGGGCAATGGCAGCGTATGGCAGATGACAGGCTCGCTGTCCTTAGGCATGGCAGTGGTCTCCACATATGAGCCCTGCAACTCAtccaccactgtgccatcgctGGCAGGGACAGTGGGCACAGCAGACACAGGCACCTGCACGAGCTGCAGCTCCCCCAGACCCATGCCAGCCTGTTCCTCCATGTTCACCACCTGCAGTGTGATTATCTGTGTGTCGTCCACAGTGGCTGCATTGGCCACACCTGCCTGTGGGTGAGCGACACCTGCCTCCATCCCTTCGGGGGACTTCATCTGCAGCAATGTTGGGTCCAGAGCATCCACTACCATCATCTCCATGTTGCTGTTCACGCTCACCATGCCCGGAACAAGCTGCTGGTGATCTCCACTAGCTCCACCCACATCCTGGGCTACAGCCAAGGCCACAGGTGCAGACTGAAGAAGCTCTGCTCCCAACTCATCATCCTCTTCAGCCCCACCTTCACGGCGTCGCTGGTAAGTCTTGCAGTCCTTGGCCTTGAAGGCATCTCCACACTCGTCTGCCACTCCATCAGTAGGCTCTCCTTCCATGGGTACAACCTGGGGGTTACGACTTTAGTTACTTCCTGCCCAAGATCAAGTAATCACTGTTCCCTCAGAATCAGTCAGTTTCattagatgtttaaaaaaagacctGCGGATCCTGTCGTGGTTAACTAAAATGGCCCGATCACTTCTTTGTGCAAAGCAAACTCTTACTCACATACAGGCCTGCAGATTCATTGTTgtaagattaaaataaaatgtgtgatgCCAACGAAACTGTGCCGCAAAATCACGTGACTCACTTCCTGCACCAAAAATGGCACCATgcagcacatctgcaaccattaaaaaaaaaagcagagtgcTAATAAGTGGAGCTTATCCTTTACAGGACCTCTGAGCTCTGTGTAATTGTGGAGTATCATCCTATGCGTCAACACACccagaaatgtgtgtgtctaaaaACAGAGGAAAGTATCCAGTCCAGAGAAACTAGATTAATATTCATCCAAAGTCACTTGTCAACtggaagagtggaaaaaaaaatagggaGGGTACAACAACAGGTACCACCTAAGCTTGTAAAACTGACTTGGTTCTGAATTGTATATTTCTGTGTTGACTTTGTCAGTTACAAACAATATGTCACCTTAGATTACCATTTACTGATTCTCATAAACACTGATGAACAAACAGAAGGTACCCACGATGAGGTGATGCTGCTGCCAGGGAAAATGACACCCTTCTGCAGACAGCAACACTTCTCGCACACTGTTAGTCATGGTCATAGGGTTTCCATGATCCTACTTCCCTCAGCTGTTACCTGCACCAAAGGGTCATGTCTCCTGCGTAGTGCCCCCTGGATTTCAGGCTCTGGAACCCTAAATAGCTCGCTGGCCTCCCCTGAGCGCTGCCTACACCTGATCCTGCTGGAAAGGGAACAACTTTCAGCTGATTTAAGCCTGTAGACCTTCACCTGCAAATGCAATAGTGCAGCAGGCAAACTGCTCTTTGCAGTATCAAAACTCTGCTTATCGAACTGGATTAGCCAAAGAGCTGTGGACCAGAAACCTCATCTCCAGAGTAACATTGCCATGATTGATGGAATTTTCAGCAGtcgctttggggctctctgaccACTTCCACACTCAGTTCCACCACCAGGAAACttataacacttttctccagaccaACTTCAATGTTAATctgcttgcactgatttaccaattcatAGAGCAGGGTTACATTACAAAGCCCCCCAGTGCACATGCAGTGTCAAGTTCTTGCTGCTGCTCATTTTGGTCCATCTACACACAGCCGGCTTCAGCAGGGTCATACTGTGCTCCGGCCATTCCAGTGAATATATCAGTATCCTTGATGAGTGCTGATCCATCACCAATATTTCATCATTACTCTTGTCTTGCATTGAAGGAGATATGCACAAATCTGTTTGTTTCAAAGTCTATGATATGCAACAGGTATAAACACATTATAGAGTAATtcatgaagggaaactgcactACTGTGTTAACCACTTAACCACTAAAGTTACTGTATCCATGATTTTGATATTTTAGTATAAAGGGGGTTAACTTGAGCTCAGCAAACGCATACAAATTTTTACCACTAGAATTAATGGAAATTATGTCTTTGATTTGCAAGAACACATCTAACAATAGATTTTTCAGGGGTGAATGGCCTTCCTGGAGGGACAATGTGCTTTGTGTGCTGCAATAGCCCtatacaattctttttttttttttttttttttagaatgacAAGTTTAATCTAATTGAGGTAATTTACTCTAGCAGGAATGGACTTTAAATACAGCCACTATTGCCACAATTTTATATCCACTACACCAGTTGCTGTTTCTATTTTGTTACTGGGAAAAATATGGTGAAGACTCCTTTGTAAAGATCTATTACCCTGAAAAGTTTCATGATATCATGAAGTAACAGGTGTGGTGATCTGTGACATCAACAGATGAGCTGTTGAGGAGACCCCCTGAGGCGAGTGCCCCCTGGCGGTGGTTTACTGTTACTACCGACAGCACTAACGGgcacttattttattattactagtaaATTACTAATACTAGTCCCAGGTGATGAAGTcgttcagtcagtgtgtataTTATCGTTACAGCTTTTTACCACTTTACTCTAATAAGCGTTACTGTAGTATTACAGCAGTGTTGGTGGTGTTGCTGAGCGTAGTCATagtgtgcagtttgtttcatCAGCGGTCGGTTTGTAGCACGGCTCTGGTCTCGATGCCTTTTTTAAATCGCACTTGAAGGACGACGCCAAGGCCCCGGACGAGGCGTGAAGCGCGCCATTTTCCAGGAAACGCCTTTTAAAAGCCAACGGTCAGTAACGGCTCGCTATGATGGCCGGACCGATCTGAGACCGTCCAGCAGCAACCCGCGTGAGCAGCTCCACGAcgacagcagcacagctgcttATGCAGGGAACAAGCACACGCCCCAGACTCGCGAGAGTGCGCCTCGGGGAGCACCAGCGCCGGGGTTCCGCAGCCGCCAAGCCGCGTCTCTCCAGCGagcaaacaaagagaaaatggaGGCCCGACGCGGAGAGGCCGGAGTACCACAGCAGTCCCGTCACGGCGCGCACAAGCACAGCGCACCGAGCGGCGGCCCCCGGAGCCTCAACGCGCCCGCGGCACGCGCCACCTCCGCCTCAGACGtgtttttttgctaaattttcGATAACGATAGAGGGAGACAAACACCCCCCGCCATCCGCCGTCACCGGGAGCCCCATCGTGACACCTAGAGGCCGAACAAAGCTCCTACAAAAATGCCCCCGATTTCTAGGAATTCGCCCAGTTTTACCTGATTCTGACCGCTTGTTTTCTCGCTGAATTTGACTGAGGGCCTGGCAGATGCACTCTGTTCTCTCGGTCGCAGCTGAAGAAGGCGCGGCTCCTCCGCGGTGCTTTTAATCCTCTCGCTTTGGCCGAGGAGGCTCTGCACAAAATGGCGGCCTTGGCCGAAGGTGTGCGCCTGCGCGGTCAGGCGGGTCGCGGGCGTTGacgagggggaggggtggcatATGGCCTTCTGGGAGTTTTTCGTTTCTGGCGCCACTTTTAAACTTTTGAACAAGTGAGTTGGTTTTCTCTGCAAGATTATTATCGCTAGGGGCCtcttacatacatataaatatcaCATATTTGTAAgtaaatgcatgcatgcatacatacatttactgaaaccgcttgtcccaagcgaggtgagccggagcctaacccagcaacataggctCAAGGCtagagggaaaggggacacacccaggacagggcaacagtccgtcacaaggcaccccaagcgggactcaaaccccagacccacctgagaacAGGCatcggccaaacccactgcgccccctatgtAAAGTGACGTATAAgtattatgtattcatttatatagctggattatttttactgtaggtGTTCACTATTGCCTTGGTCAAGCCAGCAGCAATGAGTGATTTTAAACTGGGTCCTTCAAGTTCACAGACAGAAGCTCTGACCAGTCTGCTGCCTGCTGCAGTACACTATTATAATACAATGCAATATCTACTATacagtttgtgaaccctttggaattgtCTGCATAAACAAATAAGTGGGCTCCAAAAAAAGACTGGACCGACTGTGATCTCTTGCACTTTACGATGTCTGTGTTTATGAGACAATTGtaagaaaaattcagtttatttttgtagagcactcttctcacacagttacacagcactttaacacaggtgtaaggcaaaaaaaacaaacagttcagaTAAGAAACatagaagacagttgactaccaaCTATCATAACATAATGCTTTTATatagctataagtatgcctactggccacggaggaatggaacaaaaactgccaactgaaaatcaagggagaaaaaacctctgagggtccaagagccagtggctgcccacccctcctggggattctagattaagtaacagttcTAAGACAGTTtgcaagtaataatgatatttttgcTGTATGGTCGGTTGAATcctcagctcagcatggtacgtttcgtccatcatggcagttggtcatcatcttcactcGGCATgggggtgtgtctgtgtccgccagctggcctcctcaggtcttattatAGGGAGACAATGcccaacaagaagaaatagttagtaatttgtaacttaaacaagtaaatttaattttgattggtgtagaggtgggaaaaacaaactcagccaagtggaattacatttcaaggtggaatgcctgagtaaacatgtaagtctgtggtctggatttgaagacagagacagatggtgcatttctgacagtaactggtagagtattccGTAGTTTGggtgctctgtaactaaaggcgcaacctcctactgaggtcttactgatcacaggtactttaaggtaacctgcatccaataaACAaggatatcatcctgggatgtaagaatcaataatctcgcAAAGGTAAGATGGAGCAATACCATGTAATGCCttacagaaaaacactgaacaagagTGTTCATGTGAAGTCACCATAAAGGAAATATTGCTTTCTGGTTCAAGTTTGCTTAAGACCACTTAGGTGTTCCACAGCATTGGAACATTgggaaatatttcttttattttaaattattagttAAATGAACAATTCATGAACTCACAATACAAGAACAGTAGGAAGTATGATGATTTAACCATTCAGTCAAGGCAGACTTTCGGTCACTTTATGGATCATCATTCTCCATGCTTTATGATTTTTGACCGTGTCTTTTAATTCTTTCAAGGGCATGTTTGTGTTGGCCTTAATGATGTCCAGCCGGCATGTTCTTGGacgtcctcttcttctcatccCACTGACTATGCCAAGCATTAATGATGTTTCCAAGGAATTAGCTCACATGATATGACCAACGTATAGGAGCCACTGCTTGGTGATTTTGCCTTCCAGCGATATCTTTGTTTTGACTCGCTCTAGGATCGTCTTGTTTGTGACCTTGGATGTCCGTGGCATGCACAGCATTCACCCCCAACACCATAGTTTGAAAGCGTTGATTTTCATTCTGTCCGCCTTCTTGAGTGTCCAACTTTCACATGCGTACATGGAGATCGGGAAACGATTGCGTTGGTTATTTGGATCTTTGTTGCGATGCTAATagctttgctcttccaaattTTTGCCATTCCTTGCATCGCGTTACGACCAAGTGCAATTCTTCTGTTGATTTCCGGTCCCGATTCGCCGCTGTGGTTAATTTTGGATCCAAGGAAAAGGAAGTCTTACACTGATTCTATTTCTTCATTGTCGATTGATATGTGAACTGTGCTGTTGTCTGCTGTTGTCATTaccttttgttttcttgatgtTAAGGTACAGTTCCATGCGTTCGCTTTCTTCTTTGACTCTTTGGACCACATATTCCAGGTCCCTTTCACTTTCCGCAAGCAGCTTTGTGTTGTCGGCATATCGAAGGTTGTTGATGTTCCTCCCACCAGTTTTCACAGCAATTGGTGATTCGTCCAGATTACATTGCCTCATGATCGTTTCAGCGTACAGATTGAACAGGGCCAGTGATAGGATGCATCCTTGTCGGACGCCTTTTGCAATCTTAAACCAGTCTGTATTGCCAAATGTTGTCCTGACTGTAGCTTCCTGATTCTCGTAGAGTGATCAGATCAATCCTTCCAGATGCTCTGGGATGCCCATTTGTTTTTAGCAGTTCCACAGTTTGTCATGTTCAACGCAATCAAATGCTTTACTGTAATCAATGAAGCACATATAGACGTCCTTTTGGTATTCGCGCGTCTTCTCCATGATCCACCACAGGTTCGCAATTTGATCTGGTTCCGCGTCCTCTGCGAAATCCTGCTTGGACGTCAAGGAGCTCGCTCTCGACAATCGATGCCATGCGTTTTTGAGTGATTTTCAGCAGGATTTTGCTTACATGCGATATGAAAGCGATGGTTCGATAATTGCAACATTCTTGCATATCACCTTTTTTGGAAGTGGGATAAAGACTGATTTTGTCCAATCTCTGGGCCACAATTTGATCTTCCAGATCTGCCGACAGAGCTCTGTTAACGTTGGGATCGGTATTGGCTTGAGTAATTCAGCCGGAATGCCATCAATGCCTGGGGCTTTCCTATCTGGTGGTGGTTCCAAAGCCCAGGCTACCTCCTCCTCCAGAATATCTGGTTCTTGCTTGGTTGGGTCTTTGTGACCAGCTGATTGACTTGGACGGTTGCCCGCGTACAATTGCGCTGTGTACTCTTGCCACCTacatttaatttggttttcacTCTGTAGAACTTTGCCATTCTAGTCTTTGATGGTTGCTACTTTACGGGGCATGAGTGGTGCTCATGCCTGCATCGCATGGGTGATAAGCTCGCGGGTGTGACCTTGTTTGCACGCATCTTCCAATTTTGCACACTGCTCATTCCAGTAATGTTCCTTATCACGCCTCGCTTCTCTTTGAAATTCCACATTTAGCACTTTGAAATCGGTGCTCTTGCCAGTGACTTTAGCTGCTCATCTCCTGTTGGCGACTTCAGTCGTCGCATCTGAAAGCCATTGTGGTCTTTTTGCTGGTTTTTCGTAAGGGATGAATTGTTCCGCTGTGTGTGTTATGATCGATTTCATTTCCTCCCATAATTCCATAATTCCTCTGGAGCTTTTTTGGCTCCATTGAGTGATTCAAATCTACTTTCTACCTTGATCGCATGTTGTGTTGGGATTTTGCTGGTTTCGAAACATCTCATTGTAGGTGATCTTTTGATGGTGTTGAACCGGAGTTTGACTTTTGCAACAAGTAGCTGATGGTTGGAACCGCAATCGGCACCAGGGAGTGCTTTGACTGCTTGTACTGAGCTCCTCCAACGTTGTTAGCAGAGGAAGTGGTTGATCCGATTTTGGTGTTGTCCATTTGGAGCTGTCAACGTATAAAGGCGACGGTTTGGCTGCTCAAACCATGTGTTCGTGATCAGTAATCAATTTTCATGACAGCATTGAACCAAGCAGTCACCGGCCTCATTCCTTTTTCCTAAAACAAATTTGCCTACAACAGGTATCTCTTCTCCAGCCCCTGCTTTTGCGTTGAAATCTCCAGCAATAAAGATGCTGTCCTTGGCAGGGGCTTGATCAGTTGCTTGTTGGAGATCCACGCAGAATTTTTCGATGTCCTCAACTTTTGCATCTGTGGTGGACGCATAAATCTGCAATATCGTGAGCAGGCAAGGCTTCCCGCGGATGCATACGGATATGACTCTGTCGTTGATGGCGTTAAAGCGCTGAGTGGCCTTAgcaattttattgtttgcaagAAGTATacaaagaagtaaataaaagtgagtaaaaataaacaaaatggaaataaattacaAGTCACTCCAATGACCATCTATATTACACCAAAATCggttattacagtaatttacaatCTTAATGGCCTTAATTAGTACAATCTAATAAGTacactgtttactgttttttttacttcactGTTACTGTTcttctttaagaaaaatataaaagataTTGACCTTTAAAACACTCCATAATCTGTATATATGGCTAAGATTATTAAATTGATAATATATGCTTGTTTCTTGTTGCTTCTATCAAAATGTATCAAAATGTTGCTTCTATCCAAACAGGAAATATTCACAAAATCCATATACACTGTATCAATAATGAACTTGGAGACAATTCTCCATAACTTTCTAGTGTAATAATGGTACCAGATAGGAAAGGCAAAGTCTCTAGGTGCAtagtacaaaaaagaaaaaattgtataatcatctaatcacacacacacacacacacacacacacattttctgaaccgcttgtcccatacggggttgcggggaaccggagcctacccggcaacatggggcgtaaggccggaggggaaggggacacacccaggacaggatgccagtctgccgcaaggcaccccaagcgggactcgaaccccagacccaccagaaagcaggacctggtccaacccactgcgccactgcaccccctatcaTCTAATCATCCTTacattatttcagaaaatgctgtactgtaaattttcttaaaagaaaattctttaaacttttctttctgAGACAGCACCCAAACTTTCTCCCATGGGATATTGTTAACAAAGGTATTCCAAAAAGCTGTGCTATAAGGTAATGTGacaacagaaacagtaaaaagcTGATATTATTTCTGAAAGACTGTGAGAAACAGATTCTTCTACAAGTAGTATCCACTGGATTTGCTATTAGTAGGGTAAGAGACCTCTTTGAGTAGAGTCACACAGCCATCAGGAATAGCCCACATTACCAGGGCAAACTC
This genomic window from Scleropages formosus chromosome 1, fSclFor1.1, whole genome shotgun sequence contains:
- the LOC108933995 gene encoding transcriptional repressor CTCF-like yields the protein MEGEPTDGVADECGDAFKAKDCKTYQRRREGGAEEDDELGAELLQSAPVALAVAQDVGGASGDHQQLVPGMVSVNSNMEMMVVDALDPTLLQMKSPEGMEAGVAHPQAGVANAATVDDTQIITLQVVNMEEQAGMGLGELQLVQVPVSAVPTVPASDGTVVDELQGSYVETTAMPKDSEPVICHTLPLPEGFQVVKVGANGEVETVEQDELPQELEPGMEAEPELQNEDPTWAKDPDYQPPARKAKKMKKSKLRYNTEEGKDMDVSVYDFEEEQQEGLLSEVNAEKVVGNMKPPKPTKIKKKGVKKTFQCELCSYTCPRRSNLDRHMKSHTDERPHKCHLCGRAFRTVTLLRNHLNTHTGTRPHKCTDCDMAFVTSGELVRHRRYKHTHEKPFKCSMCDYSSVEVSKLKRHIRSHTGERPFQCSLCSYASRDTYKLKRHMRTHSGEKPYECYICHARFTQSGTMKMHILQKHTENVAKFHCPHCDTVIARKSDLGVHLRKQHSYIEQGRKCRYCDAVFHERYALIQHQKSHKNEKRFKCDQCDYACRQERHMVMHRRTHTGEKPFACSQCDKTFRQKQLLDMHFRRYHDPNFVPSSFLCNKCGKTFTRRNTMARHAENCSGPDSANGENGAPPRKARGGRKRKMRSRRDDDDDDDDDSDHAEPELDDIDEEDEEEELLTPVEMEVDQAPPIVPVPAPTPPPPPVKRKRGRPPGRTNQPKPTPPSAIIQVQDESTGAVDNIIVKKEAEPEQASRAASSAESGTDTETVQLPVVEAAPNGDLTPEMILSMMDR